CCTTTGATGGATACCTTTGTGCCAGTCATAAAAGCTGCAGCTGATCTGCCTTTGTATTTTTCATCGTTAAACAGCTTGAATCAGCTTAGCCGGCAAACGATGCTACCTGCAGCCGTCACACAATCCAATAAATCTCATTTTGATAAAATTTGTTTTCAAAATGTTTCTTTTACATACGGCGATGAAAAAAATCCTTTACTTGACCATTTTTCCTTAACCATTAATCGTGGCGAAAAAATTGCGATTCTAGGTCCTAGCGGTGAAGGCAAAACGACCTTATTGCAGCTTTTGATCGGTGATTTACAAGCTGACCAAGGTGAAATAAGTTTTGATGAAGTTCCGGTCGACCAGCTGCAGCAAAAACGTGCTGCAAATTTTGCTTATCTCAATCAAGCACCCTTTATTTTCAACAGCACAATTTTAAATAATGTTCGATTAGGCAATGAACAAGCTGATGACCAGCAGGTCGTTAAAGCTCTGAACCAAGCTGGTTTGACAGATTTGATTCAGCAATTACCTGCAGGAATCGAAACTCAAGTGGGCGAGAGCGGCCATTTACTGTCTGGCGGTCAGCGGCAGCGAATCGCTTTGGCGCGTATCTTGTTAAAAGATGCGCCAATTCTGCTCTTGGATGAACCGACACTGGGTCTTGACCCGGTCACTGAGCACAGTTTGATGCAGACGATTTTTCGCAATCAAAAAGACAAGACAATGTTTTGGATTACACACCATTTAGCAGGTCTTGAAAAAGTCGATCGGATCATCTTTTTAGAGAAAGGCAAAGCAGCCATGTCTGGCAGTCCACGAAGCCTTTATGAGACCGAACCACGTTTTAAAAAACTCTACGATTTAGATTTGGGCAGAATCTAACTGAGATTGGATTTGTTTGATCAATTTTTGCAATTCTTTGATCTCATCTTCCGGCTGAAAGAAATCAAGATTTTTTTGAGCTTCTAAGAGGAAATGCTGGCAAATTTCCCGGCTGCTTTGAAAATATTCTGAATGGCTTTGGAAAAATCCGATCACTTGATTAAGACCGGGATGGTCGTTTTTTAAAATTGCCTGAAAATCAGCATCAGCTAAAGCTAAGATAATCGGGAGTGTGTAGACACCCTCTTTGAGATCTTCGAACTTGGGCTTGCCGGTCTTTGCGGTCATATCCAAATCCTGCAGATCATCGATCATCTGAAAAGCCATGCCGAGATTTTCGCCGAATTGATATGCCGCCTGCAAAGTCGTCTTGGCATCTTGCAAATGCTGAATACCAGATCCTAGCCAGAGGCCCGATACAGCCGACAGACTGAATAGGGCAGCTGTTTTACCTTGAATGGCTTGATAATAATCAGCTAACTGGATATTGTGATTGAAGCGCATACGATCTTGAATCAATTCGCCGGAAAGAATTTTTTCCATCATATCTGCGTGATAGCGGATAAAATCGTTTGACGGGGAAACCGCAATCAACAGCTGAAAATATTTTGTAAAAAGCTGATCACCAAGATAAATGGTGTCTTTATTGCCAAAAAAATGCTGTAAGGTCGTTAATCCGCGACGCTGATCAGCATCATCAACCACGTCATCGTGGACTAAAGTCGCTAGGTGCAGGACTTCGATGGCGGCTGCGCCTTGATGAACATCTGCTAGAGTGGCTCGATTAAGACCGTTTGAAAGGTGCAGGCCATAGCGTCCAAAAAGGTTGGCAAGTGTGGCACGCAGCATTTTGCCATTCTGTTTGAGCATGTTTTCGACTTTATCCTGATAAGGCTTAATTGGAAAACGCTGTTTGGCCAATATATCTCTGACTGCTTTTGCATCCTGGCTGGCAAAATGATATCCCTGAAAAAGTGTTGCCATGTTTCTCCTTACTTTTACTAGTTGGGCTGCATTTGAACAAAGCAGTAATTTCTAGTACTATCTTACCCGAGTCGCGGCAGGCTGTCTAATATAATAGTCATGAGGTTAGAGATATGAATTTGAAAGTTTTTTTGGAATTAGTTGAGATTAAAGCCAAGACGGCCAGCATTTTTCCTTTTTTGCTGGGCCTTTTGTACAGCGCTTATCATTTCAAGCAGGTCAATTTAATCAGCTCGCTGATATTTTTTATTGCCATGCTGCTGTTTAATATGGCAGTCGACATCAATGATAATTATCAGGATTATAAACGAGCGCAGCGTCATCATGCTGATGAGTTTCGTCTGAAAACCAATGTGATTGGTGTCAATCATTTGTCCATCAAAGCCGTTGGCAGATTAATGGTCAGTTTTGTCACGATAAGTGCTCTGCTGGGTATTTGGCTGGTCAGCAGGTCTGGCTGGCTGCTGTTGATTCTGGGGATTTTTTGTTTTGCCGTCGGCTATTTATATGCAGGAGGCGCCAAACCCTTGTCGGCATTGCCACTAGGCGAATTCTTTTCAGGATTTACAATGGGCTATATGATTTTTTTAATCACGCTTTATTTGAATTTGGCACCGCAAAAATCGCTAAGCTGGCTGATTGTGTGGCAGGCGTTTTTGCCGATTGGTTTGCTTGCTTTGGCGATTGCGGCATTGCTTCTGGCAAACAATATTTGTGATCAGAAAGAAGATTTGGCATTAAACCGCCGGACGATTGTCTATTATCTTGGCAAACGGCGAGCACTGATTCTCTTTAATCTTTTGTATTTACTGGGATTTGTTTCTCTTGTCTGCGCTGTTTGGCTGAATCTGCTGCCGAAAATGTCTTTGCTGACCCTGCTCGTGATACCGATTATTTGGCACAATCTCAAAGCTTTTAATGCAAAACAAGTCAAAAAGGAGACATTCATCCTAGCAGTGAAAAATCTCTTGGTTCTGTCCTTAAGCTGTACTGTTGCTGTCGCACTAGGCGTTTTGCTGCACATATAAAAAAGCACCCCAGATAGCGGTGCTTTTATTTTTAGTGGCTATTCAGCAATTTGCCAACAACTGGAATCTGCCCCAAAGAGGCAACTTGGTCGCTCGAAACAACGATCGTATTCGAATTAGATTTGGCTAAATCGGAAAAAGCGTTAATGCTTTGATTCTGAAAGTATTTGTCGTCGGCTTCTCTTAAACCAGCCTGGACAGTATCGATACGATACTTTTCGGCATCGGCCCGGCTTTTGGTTGCATCTGCCTCAGCTTTGGCAGTGGCCATAATCGCATCATTTTTGGCTTTAGTCGTTAATTCAATCGATTTGGCTTCACCTTCAGCCTGTGCGATTGTGGCAACACGCTCACGATCGGCCGTCAGCTGTTTGTCCATGGCTTCTTGAATGGCACGGGAAGGGGTCAATTCATCGATATTGATTCGGTCAACATTGATGCCGTAAGTGTTTGTCAAATCACCAATGGCTGTTGCCAATTCTTGGTTAATCCGAGCCGTTGCGCCGAGCGCTTCATTGAGGTCCATGCGTCCGATAATGTCACGAAGATGTCCACGAACCAATTGTGCCATTGATTCGACCGAATCCGTGTTTTCATATTCGTATTTCACTGCATCGGTCACGTGATAGTTCAAAGTGACGCTAGCCGATACATCTGCGTTATCTTTTGTGATAACCGAATAATTCGGCAGTTTGAGCGGGTTCATTGCCAAACTGACTTTTTTAATTCCCTGAAAAAAAGGAATATAAAAGTGAATTCCGGGTTCGACGCTGTTGCGGTATTTGCCCAAAGTTTCCACCAGACCGCGATTGTTCTGCGGTACGATCTTGAAAAATATTGCCATGTGTTTCTCCTAATTTGTTTCTTCAATTTTTCTTAGCGTTAAAACATTGCCGCTCGCTTCTAAAATAACGTAATTAGCCGTTTTATCGACTTTTTGGTTATCCTCGATCAAGTAGCGGTAATAGATACCGGAAACATCGACAAGGCCGTTTTTGTCGTTTATTTTCCTGCCTGGCACAGTCGTACCGACAAATTGTCGATCTTCAAAAGAACTGTTTTCAACATTTTTCTCAAGGACTTTTGTAATATAGGAATTCACACTCCGCTGATCCGCTGCGGCCAACCGCGTGATTTTCTCATGCAGTTCCGGATCTATTCGAAGCGCAATATTGCCAGATTTCTTCTCAACCACTTAGATACCTCCTGACCGTCATTGTAAATATCGTTTTGATATCATAATGATATAAATATTGTAGCATCTTTTGAAGCTTTAAAAACGTTTTTCGCTCAATCATATCTTTCTTGGATTACACTAAATGTTATAGCACGACGGTGTTTTTGATAAATAGCCTAGAGCCGTATCAGCACTGTTAGCAGCACGTTCTGAAAGGTGAGAGATGACAGAGTTTAAACATTTTTTTGAAACATTCCAGCCGGATCACTATGATATCTTTTTGGATATCAATCGCGGCACGAAAAAGATCAACGGCCAGGTAACCGTCACTGGTGAAGCTAAGACTGATTCCGTTTCGCTTC
The Oenococcus kitaharae DSM 17330 DNA segment above includes these coding regions:
- a CDS encoding polyprenyl synthetase family protein, with the translated sequence MATLFQGYHFASQDAKAVRDILAKQRFPIKPYQDKVENMLKQNGKMLRATLANLFGRYGLHLSNGLNRATLADVHQGAAAIEVLHLATLVHDDVVDDADQRRGLTTLQHFFGNKDTIYLGDQLFTKYFQLLIAVSPSNDFIRYHADMMEKILSGELIQDRMRFNHNIQLADYYQAIQGKTAALFSLSAVSGLWLGSGIQHLQDAKTTLQAAYQFGENLGMAFQMIDDLQDLDMTAKTGKPKFEDLKEGVYTLPIILALADADFQAILKNDHPGLNQVIGFFQSHSEYFQSSREICQHFLLEAQKNLDFFQPEDEIKELQKLIKQIQSQLDSAQI
- a CDS encoding 1,4-dihydroxy-2-naphthoate polyprenyltransferase, whose protein sequence is MNLKVFLELVEIKAKTASIFPFLLGLLYSAYHFKQVNLISSLIFFIAMLLFNMAVDINDNYQDYKRAQRHHADEFRLKTNVIGVNHLSIKAVGRLMVSFVTISALLGIWLVSRSGWLLLILGIFCFAVGYLYAGGAKPLSALPLGEFFSGFTMGYMIFLITLYLNLAPQKSLSWLIVWQAFLPIGLLALAIAALLLANNICDQKEDLALNRRTIVYYLGKRRALILFNLLYLLGFVSLVCAVWLNLLPKMSLLTLLVIPIIWHNLKAFNAKQVKKETFILAVKNLLVLSLSCTVAVALGVLLHI
- a CDS encoding SPFH domain-containing protein — encoded protein: MAIFFKIVPQNNRGLVETLGKYRNSVEPGIHFYIPFFQGIKKVSLAMNPLKLPNYSVITKDNADVSASVTLNYHVTDAVKYEYENTDSVESMAQLVRGHLRDIIGRMDLNEALGATARINQELATAIGDLTNTYGINVDRINIDELTPSRAIQEAMDKQLTADRERVATIAQAEGEAKSIELTTKAKNDAIMATAKAEADATKSRADAEKYRIDTVQAGLREADDKYFQNQSINAFSDLAKSNSNTIVVSSDQVASLGQIPVVGKLLNSH
- a CDS encoding toxin-antitoxin system HicB family antitoxin, producing MVEKKSGNIALRIDPELHEKITRLAAADQRSVNSYITKVLEKNVENSSFEDRQFVGTTVPGRKINDKNGLVDVSGIYYRYLIEDNQKVDKTANYVILEASGNVLTLRKIEETN